The sequence TACATTTAAAGGAAATCCTGTCACGTTAGTTGGCAATGAAGTGAAAGTCGGTGATGCAGCTCCTAATTTCACGGTGCTTGCAAACGACTTATCGCCGGTGACATTAGATGATACAAAAGGATTTGTTCGTTTAATTAGTGTTGTGCCGTCGATCGATACAGGAGTTTGTGATGCACAAACACGTCGTTTCAATGAAGAAGCAGCAAGCATTGAAGGAGTAAAAGTATTAACGATTAGCGTCGATTTGCCATTTGCTCAAAAACGTTGGTGCGCTGCAAATGGATTAGAAAACGTTGTCACGTTATCTGATCATCGCGACGTATCGTTTGGTCAAGCCTACGGTGTGCTTATTCAAGAGTTGCGTTTACTTGCTCGTGCTGTATTTGTTGTAGATCGCAATGATCGTGTGACGTATGTCGAGTATGTATCTGAAGCGACAAACCATCCAAACTATGAAGCAGCGATTGAAGCGGCAAAACAAGCGGCGCAACAATAATTGTTTGAGGCTATCTCAAAAAAGGGATAGCCTTTTTCGTTTATATTTTTTAAAATAAAGTGTTGGACAGAAAGGAGTGAATGATATTGGAAAAGTTATTTACAGTCATT comes from Anoxybacillus flavithermus and encodes:
- the tpx gene encoding thiol peroxidase; the protein is MAKVTFKGNPVTLVGNEVKVGDAAPNFTVLANDLSPVTLDDTKGFVRLISVVPSIDTGVCDAQTRRFNEEAASIEGVKVLTISVDLPFAQKRWCAANGLENVVTLSDHRDVSFGQAYGVLIQELRLLARAVFVVDRNDRVTYVEYVSEATNHPNYEAAIEAAKQAAQQ